From Planococcus halocryophilus, the proteins below share one genomic window:
- a CDS encoding dynamin family protein, with product MTVVDHKQELLETAHLYKIFKENEDTEREAKAHLFAKKILKNNFIIGFAGHFSSGKSSMINALTGETLLPSSPIPTSANIVNVQKADTDFAIVNMRDEKPVYFPENYDFNAVKEFCKNGDVTQIDIGHQASVLPKGITVMDTPGVDSTDDAHRMSTESALHVADMVFYVMDYNHVQSELNFNFTKELQKYTELYLIVNQIDKHQSSEMSFEDFQQSVHDSFAAWGVVPKGIFFTSLKDFDFPGNDFDQVKELVSSTMKNWKGHMGSASESALSQLKDEHINYLEDEKQECLLAFSNVLDPEEWEMREDLKKENALVSRRMSVQDFENWQAKFEKSRKELLENSNIMPYELRNALTSYLESVQPNFKVGVLFSGKKTEEERQKRQLEVDERLQTTVSSQITNHLKKLMKSSLKDAGILTDSESLSIDDMTYQVPFSVIEEQVPTGASVTGDAVLNFANSISTGVQRWFIRETDGWKKAQEEKFEGLTDDANTEIDMKAQTLSQKMLAIQTLEEMESKIDKVKKSYSAMLPKQKTAAEEKVDQWLSEFEVSIEEMTEFDPAMLEKDDQQQEEQEQQAYSMEVASFDEVAVLERANRTAEVIDPIKGFAETAAYLKRKAGRLEGQEFTIALFGAFSAGKSSFSNALMGETVLPVSPNPTTATINRIRPVSEQHPHETADVRLKTRTQMTEDVQNSFQALGVQVTSLEDAFDKSSKLPENTPTEQQVHKSFITAFNKGYPDFKDRLGETLRTNREEFGLYVAKEEKSCFVDEIDFYYDCELTRNGVTLVDTPGADSINARHTNVAFEYIRNADAILFITYYNHAFARADREFLIQLGRVKDAFEMDKMFFVVNAIDLANDEEEKNSVVTYVKDELQRFGIRFPRLFGVSSLLALRDREHSGMPQFEEAFQHFLKEELKGMAVQSLAEEEQKAVDRFRSLIEHTEKNLLRKDERLEELKLLEQQLRKLFGASIAKLLEREALQELDELLYYVNQRVFYRFNDFFKEAFNPSVFSNKSAQQALNTALQELNEMTGFDFQQELRVTNFRLAQFIEKKLDSRFKEDTSKLKEQNSDFSFTPYEVQEAGSVEISKPFVNADYSSVKSYYKNNKSFFEKNEKEKMRDALQELMEPDALRYLEQEKKELSNWATFWIEQEAEGLRQHILRQAVDQIDSERTLLQQSEKLAQWKELYSNLMNGRV from the coding sequence ATGACAGTTGTTGATCATAAACAAGAATTACTTGAAACGGCACATCTCTATAAGATCTTCAAAGAAAATGAAGACACAGAGCGTGAAGCCAAAGCGCATTTATTTGCAAAAAAAATCTTAAAAAATAATTTCATTATTGGATTTGCCGGACATTTTTCATCCGGTAAGTCATCTATGATCAACGCATTGACTGGCGAGACCTTATTGCCATCTAGCCCGATCCCAACGAGTGCGAATATCGTGAATGTCCAAAAAGCAGATACGGATTTTGCTATCGTTAATATGCGCGATGAAAAACCGGTTTACTTTCCTGAGAATTACGATTTTAACGCGGTTAAGGAATTTTGCAAAAACGGTGATGTCACACAAATCGATATCGGACACCAAGCATCGGTTTTGCCTAAAGGCATAACGGTCATGGATACACCGGGAGTCGATTCCACGGATGATGCGCACCGCATGTCGACCGAGTCAGCTCTTCACGTAGCGGATATGGTGTTTTATGTGATGGACTATAACCATGTTCAGTCTGAATTGAATTTTAATTTTACGAAAGAATTACAGAAATACACCGAACTGTATTTAATCGTTAACCAAATTGATAAGCATCAAAGCAGTGAAATGAGCTTTGAAGATTTTCAACAATCGGTTCATGATTCGTTCGCGGCATGGGGAGTCGTTCCAAAAGGCATTTTCTTTACGTCGTTAAAGGATTTTGATTTTCCTGGAAACGATTTTGATCAAGTTAAAGAACTTGTTTCGTCAACGATGAAAAACTGGAAAGGTCATATGGGGTCAGCTTCTGAATCAGCCTTGAGCCAGTTAAAAGACGAACACATCAACTATTTAGAAGATGAAAAACAAGAATGTTTACTAGCTTTTTCAAACGTTCTGGATCCGGAAGAATGGGAAATGCGTGAGGATTTGAAAAAAGAGAATGCGTTAGTTTCTCGTAGAATGTCCGTCCAGGATTTTGAAAACTGGCAGGCGAAATTTGAAAAGAGCCGCAAAGAATTACTTGAAAACTCGAATATTATGCCTTACGAATTACGTAATGCACTAACAAGTTACTTAGAATCTGTGCAACCGAATTTTAAAGTCGGTGTGCTATTTAGTGGCAAAAAGACAGAAGAAGAACGACAAAAACGACAACTAGAAGTGGACGAACGACTACAGACGACAGTATCTTCTCAAATTACCAATCACTTAAAAAAGTTGATGAAGTCTTCGTTAAAAGATGCTGGAATATTAACGGACAGTGAATCGTTATCCATCGACGACATGACTTACCAGGTGCCATTTTCAGTTATAGAAGAACAAGTTCCAACAGGCGCTTCTGTGACTGGAGACGCGGTATTGAATTTTGCAAATAGCATTTCAACAGGTGTTCAGCGCTGGTTTATCCGTGAGACAGATGGCTGGAAAAAAGCACAAGAAGAAAAGTTTGAAGGATTGACGGATGACGCCAATACAGAAATTGATATGAAAGCACAAACCTTGTCTCAAAAAATGCTCGCGATCCAAACACTTGAAGAAATGGAAAGCAAAATCGACAAAGTGAAAAAGTCTTATTCGGCAATGCTACCAAAACAAAAAACAGCAGCGGAAGAAAAAGTTGATCAATGGCTAAGTGAATTTGAAGTTTCTATAGAAGAAATGACTGAATTTGATCCTGCAATGCTTGAAAAAGATGACCAACAACAAGAAGAGCAAGAACAACAAGCTTACTCAATGGAAGTGGCGTCATTTGATGAAGTAGCTGTACTCGAGCGTGCCAATCGTACAGCAGAAGTTATTGATCCAATAAAAGGATTTGCGGAAACTGCCGCTTATTTAAAACGAAAAGCGGGTCGTTTAGAAGGACAAGAATTCACCATTGCGTTGTTTGGAGCATTTAGTGCGGGGAAATCGTCATTTTCGAATGCGTTGATGGGGGAAACAGTACTACCAGTATCGCCAAACCCGACTACGGCGACGATTAACCGAATTCGTCCAGTAAGCGAGCAACACCCACACGAAACAGCAGATGTTCGACTAAAAACGCGTACGCAAATGACAGAAGACGTTCAAAATTCTTTCCAAGCTTTAGGCGTGCAAGTCACTTCATTAGAAGATGCTTTTGACAAGTCATCAAAACTACCAGAAAATACACCAACAGAACAGCAAGTTCATAAATCATTTATCACCGCCTTTAACAAAGGATATCCAGATTTCAAAGATCGTTTAGGTGAAACTCTTCGGACAAATCGTGAAGAATTTGGCTTGTATGTGGCGAAAGAAGAAAAAAGCTGTTTTGTTGATGAAATCGATTTTTATTACGATTGCGAATTAACACGTAATGGCGTCACGCTTGTGGATACTCCAGGAGCAGATTCGATTAATGCCAGACATACGAATGTTGCTTTTGAGTATATTCGTAACGCGGATGCGATTTTGTTCATTACTTATTACAACCATGCTTTTGCACGCGCTGACCGAGAGTTCCTGATTCAGCTTGGCCGAGTAAAAGACGCATTTGAAATGGATAAGATGTTCTTTGTCGTGAATGCGATTGATCTTGCGAATGACGAGGAAGAAAAAAATTCAGTCGTTACGTATGTAAAAGATGAATTGCAACGTTTTGGCATTCGTTTCCCACGCTTATTTGGTGTATCAAGCTTACTAGCGCTACGTGACCGAGAACATTCAGGTATGCCGCAATTTGAAGAAGCCTTCCAGCATTTCTTAAAAGAAGAGCTAAAAGGAATGGCTGTTCAATCGCTCGCAGAAGAAGAGCAAAAAGCTGTCGATCGTTTCCGTAGCTTAATTGAACACACGGAAAAGAACTTATTGCGTAAAGACGAACGACTAGAAGAGCTCAAACTTCTTGAGCAGCAGTTACGTAAACTTTTCGGAGCATCAATTGCCAAGTTATTAGAACGTGAAGCTCTTCAAGAATTGGATGAGTTGCTGTATTACGTTAACCAACGCGTTTTTTATCGTTTTAATGACTTTTTCAAAGAAGCTTTTAATCCTTCGGTCTTTTCCAACAAATCAGCACAACAAGCTTTGAATACAGCGTTGCAAGAGTTAAATGAAATGACAGGATTTGATTTTCAACAAGAATTGCGCGTGACGAATTTCCGACTCGCTCAGTTTATCGAAAAGAAATTAGACTCTCGCTTTAAAGAAGACACCAGCAAATTGAAAGAGCAGAATTCAGACTTCTCTTTTACACCTTATGAAGTGCAAGAAGCAGGTTCTGTCGAAATTTCAAAACCGTTTGTAAATGCTGATTATTCGTCGGTTAAATCGTATTATAAAAACAATAAGAGCTTTTTTGAGAAAAATGAAAAAGAAAAAATGCGTGATGCGTTGCAAGAGTTAATGGAACCTGATGCGCTCCGTTATTTGGAGCAAGAGAAAAAAGAATTGAGCAACTGGGCAACATTTTGGATTGAGCAAGAAGCAGAAGGATTACGTCAACACATTCTACGTCAAGCTGTCGATCAGATCGATTCGGAGCGGACGTTGCTGCAACAATCTGAGAAATTAGCACAATGGAAAGAGCTGTATTCAAATTTGATGAACGGAAGGGTGTAG
- a CDS encoding SDR family NAD(P)-dependent oxidoreductase: MLKSFSLENKTAIVTGAGKGIGKAIAMALAEAGANVMLVARTESDLQQTQQDINNNRTTYITADITKRSDIQAAIDKTVEHFGALDILVNNAGMNIRSSLADANDAEWHQIMDTNAQSVFMFSQEAVKKMASGSSIVNISSVGGDRALKTGVIYAASKAAIIQMTKVMAMEWGPKNIRVNAIGPWYFKTPLTEKILSNPEYLDSILAVTPMKRVGELPEVASPVVFLASDAASYITGQTLFVDGGMSIHGFS, translated from the coding sequence ATGTTGAAATCATTTAGTTTAGAAAATAAGACAGCTATCGTAACAGGTGCTGGTAAAGGTATTGGCAAAGCAATCGCAATGGCGCTTGCAGAAGCGGGAGCCAATGTTATGTTAGTAGCAAGGACCGAATCAGACTTGCAGCAAACACAACAAGATATAAACAATAACCGAACAACTTACATAACAGCAGACATTACAAAACGCAGTGACATTCAAGCAGCAATCGACAAAACAGTCGAACATTTTGGAGCGCTTGATATTTTAGTGAACAACGCAGGGATGAATATCAGGTCTTCGTTAGCCGATGCCAATGACGCAGAATGGCATCAAATTATGGATACGAATGCACAAAGCGTCTTTATGTTTTCGCAAGAAGCTGTGAAAAAAATGGCTAGTGGCAGTTCGATTGTTAACATTAGTTCGGTCGGAGGCGATCGCGCATTAAAAACAGGTGTGATTTATGCGGCATCTAAAGCGGCTATTATTCAAATGACAAAAGTCATGGCAATGGAATGGGGACCGAAAAACATTCGCGTCAATGCTATTGGGCCATGGTACTTTAAAACACCGTTAACAGAAAAGATTTTAAGTAACCCTGAATATCTAGATTCGATCCTCGCAGTGACACCGATGAAGCGTGTCGGAGAATTACCGGAAGTAGCCTCACCAGTTGTTTTTTTAGCATCAGATGCGGCAAGTTATATTACCGGACAGACACTTTTTGTCGATGGTGGTATGTCAATTCACGGATTTTCATAA
- a CDS encoding SDR family NAD(P)-dependent oxidoreductase → MTKEAYIITGASKGIGYEWSKQLIEKGHLVIGLARTQPENWPGEHFLSVDLTQLEAIEKTMEQALGQLPTDIEQVVLVNNAGTIDPIGLAHTNDSAEVSQSIVLNLTAPMLLCGAFINQLKNSPAEKRIINISSGAGRKAYEGWSAYCAGKAGLDHFSSCIDAENEDVKVVSVAPGIIDTGMQEKIRQSDATDFPLIEKFLDYKESGLLSSPEETARLLIEMNERTDFNELPTILDIRNLSTEKE, encoded by the coding sequence ATGACAAAAGAAGCTTACATTATAACAGGTGCATCTAAAGGGATCGGTTACGAATGGAGCAAACAACTTATCGAAAAAGGTCACCTGGTGATTGGACTTGCGCGCACTCAACCAGAAAATTGGCCAGGTGAACATTTTCTTTCAGTTGATTTAACTCAGCTCGAGGCTATTGAAAAAACAATGGAGCAAGCGTTAGGTCAACTACCAACAGATATAGAACAAGTAGTGTTGGTCAATAATGCAGGCACCATCGATCCAATTGGACTGGCTCATACAAACGATTCAGCAGAAGTTAGCCAAAGCATCGTACTGAATTTGACGGCACCCATGTTACTTTGCGGCGCATTTATCAATCAATTAAAAAATAGCCCAGCTGAAAAAAGAATTATCAATATATCGTCAGGAGCGGGGCGCAAGGCATACGAGGGATGGAGTGCCTACTGTGCAGGAAAAGCAGGACTCGATCATTTCAGCTCGTGCATCGATGCAGAAAACGAAGACGTTAAAGTCGTCTCTGTAGCACCAGGAATTATCGATACGGGTATGCAAGAAAAAATTCGCCAAAGCGATGCCACAGATTTCCCGCTCATTGAAAAGTTCTTGGACTACAAAGAAAGCGGATTACTCAGCAGTCCAGAAGAAACCGCACGATTGTTAATCGAAATGAACGAAAGAACAGACTTTAATGAATTGCCAACCATTTTAGACATTCGTAACTTATCAACAGAAAAGGAGTGA
- a CDS encoding sulfurtransferase, with protein sequence MSVFIETTDTENHKWIDARFDLKDSTVGKKMYEEEHVAGAVFWDLEKDMSDMAARTGRHPMPSDEQLTQLVRSSGLSLEDSIVLYDQGGSPYAARAWWLLKYAGFENVHISQQGFDALKQRGVAVSRDIPAIQASTVTPNFVHDIFADQAYVKNVISGDELGVLVDARSAARFAGLEEPIDPVAGRIPGARNLDWAQFVSKGEFQFSKDISTVVQKHEPTVVYCGSGVTAAALYAIMAEKGYDQLKLYMGSFSDWITDAENVVEYDRGEHPEAADDQTKAILAKLIEEGYSGEMLMKKFQYEKSLLEEK encoded by the coding sequence ATGTCAGTATTTATCGAAACAACGGATACCGAAAATCATAAATGGATTGATGCACGGTTCGATTTGAAAGATTCTACTGTTGGTAAGAAAATGTACGAAGAAGAGCATGTGGCAGGAGCTGTTTTTTGGGATCTAGAAAAAGATATGTCGGATATGGCTGCCCGCACGGGGCGGCATCCAATGCCTTCTGACGAACAACTAACGCAATTGGTTAGATCAAGTGGTTTAAGCTTGGAGGATTCTATTGTACTTTATGACCAAGGCGGTTCGCCTTATGCTGCACGCGCTTGGTGGTTATTGAAATACGCAGGATTCGAAAATGTTCACATCAGTCAACAAGGATTTGATGCATTAAAACAGCGCGGTGTTGCGGTTTCTAGAGACATTCCAGCGATACAAGCATCTACTGTTACACCAAACTTTGTTCATGATATCTTTGCTGACCAAGCATATGTTAAGAATGTCATTAGCGGGGATGAACTAGGTGTACTAGTTGATGCACGTTCAGCAGCACGTTTCGCAGGGCTTGAAGAACCGATTGACCCAGTTGCTGGACGCATTCCAGGAGCACGTAATTTAGACTGGGCACAGTTTGTGTCAAAAGGGGAATTCCAGTTTAGTAAAGATATTAGTACTGTAGTTCAAAAACACGAACCTACTGTTGTTTATTGCGGCAGTGGGGTTACAGCAGCAGCACTTTATGCCATTATGGCTGAAAAAGGCTATGATCAGTTAAAACTTTATATGGGAAGTTTTTCAGATTGGATTACAGACGCTGAAAATGTTGTGGAATATGACCGAGGTGAACATCCTGAAGCAGCAGACGATCAAACAAAAGCGATTCTAGCAAAATTGATCGAAGAAGGCTATTCAGGTGAAATGCTGATGAAGAAATTCCAATATGAAAAATCATTATTAGAAGAAAAATAA
- the lepB gene encoding signal peptidase I, whose protein sequence is MKRSLTASLSLLLLVAGCSDEATEPINQPKSEVAEVETITDPNTEPVIDTVGNLTSDMAVYDYRYDAMDRGNYEYYAKEVVIDTSYYEENEVARGDVIAYKETPDDEFNLTRIIALPGEKVKIESGQIYINEKQLDTFYGRAHRVGLDLEELKSMLQEENYSLLQSKENVESNINDFENRNVKEVTVPADHVYVIGDDWFRTTISGPFPIENIAGKVLGYKAEE, encoded by the coding sequence ATGAAACGATCACTTACGGCGTCCCTTTCATTGCTCTTGCTTGTAGCTGGCTGTTCCGATGAAGCTACAGAACCTATTAACCAACCAAAAAGTGAAGTTGCAGAAGTAGAAACCATCACGGACCCTAACACGGAACCTGTTATCGATACGGTGGGGAATCTAACGTCTGACATGGCAGTTTATGATTATCGATATGATGCGATGGATCGTGGAAATTACGAGTACTATGCAAAAGAAGTCGTGATTGATACAAGTTACTACGAAGAAAATGAGGTTGCTAGAGGAGATGTCATCGCTTATAAAGAGACGCCTGATGACGAATTTAATTTGACGCGAATTATCGCATTACCTGGAGAAAAAGTAAAAATCGAAAGTGGTCAAATCTATATCAACGAAAAACAGCTTGATACGTTCTACGGAAGAGCTCATCGGGTAGGATTGGACCTGGAAGAACTCAAGAGCATGTTGCAAGAAGAAAATTATAGCCTCCTTCAGTCAAAAGAAAATGTGGAGAGCAATATAAATGACTTTGAGAATAGGAATGTAAAAGAGGTGACTGTACCTGCAGACCATGTTTATGTAATCGGAGATGACTGGTTCAGAACAACAATCTCGGGTCCCTTTCCAATAGAAAATATCGCAGGTAAGGTACTGGGATACAAAGCAGAAGAATAG
- a CDS encoding amidohydrolase gives MKVLWHGGTIYTMEAEGATAEAVLVSDDHIEKIGTYKDLKQFADKEIDLQGATMYPGLVDSHMHMIGHGEKLMRVDLSIIESSEEMREQLIESTKDLKKDDWFIGEGWNENNFADRKIFHRNELDEISTSPMLLKRVCRHAILANSSALALAGITKDSPDPEGGLIVRDADGEPTGYLLDAAQDLVANQVPEVSVDYLTRALQKSVDHLLSLGLTGAHTEDMGYYGHYSRPLDAFKNVIGDKVKFRAHLLRAHIAFEEMMENASYAEPFIDPGPMKIFADGSIGGRTALLSKPYNDDPSTIGVAIQSDEELKRLVSIARKHSEAVAIHVIGDLGLEMALDAIEAHPVPQGKRDRLIHTMVVREDLVARMQQIDVALDLQPSFVTSDFPWVVERLGENRLEWSYVWKKLLNHGLICAGGSDAPIEEADPRLGIYAAVTRRKPYETHEGYLPEEKLTRFEAIQLYTSGSAAAIGKENERGVIRQGFDADFTIFDRDLFAGPEEQILEAEPVMTVVAGEIMYQKGGQ, from the coding sequence ATGAAAGTGTTATGGCATGGGGGAACAATTTATACAATGGAAGCAGAAGGTGCGACTGCAGAAGCGGTTTTAGTGTCGGATGATCATATAGAAAAAATTGGGACATACAAAGATTTGAAACAATTTGCTGATAAAGAAATCGATTTGCAAGGAGCAACGATGTATCCAGGATTGGTCGATAGTCATATGCACATGATTGGCCATGGCGAAAAATTAATGCGTGTTGACCTATCTATCATTGAAAGCTCAGAAGAAATGCGCGAACAATTAATTGAATCCACAAAAGATCTGAAAAAAGACGATTGGTTTATTGGTGAAGGCTGGAATGAAAATAATTTTGCAGACCGTAAAATTTTCCACCGCAACGAACTTGATGAAATAAGCACGTCACCAATGTTGTTAAAACGGGTTTGCCGTCATGCGATTTTAGCAAACTCTAGCGCATTAGCATTAGCAGGTATTACTAAAGATAGTCCAGATCCTGAAGGTGGTTTAATCGTACGTGATGCGGACGGGGAACCGACCGGTTATTTGTTAGACGCAGCCCAAGATTTAGTGGCCAATCAAGTTCCTGAAGTAAGCGTAGATTATTTAACACGTGCTCTGCAAAAATCAGTGGATCATTTACTATCACTTGGTTTAACGGGTGCTCACACAGAAGACATGGGCTATTATGGTCACTACTCACGACCACTCGATGCATTTAAAAATGTCATCGGAGACAAAGTAAAGTTCCGTGCACATTTACTTAGAGCCCATATTGCTTTTGAAGAAATGATGGAAAACGCTTCTTACGCAGAACCATTTATCGACCCGGGTCCGATGAAAATTTTCGCAGATGGATCAATCGGTGGACGTACTGCGCTTTTAAGCAAACCGTATAACGATGATCCCTCTACTATTGGAGTTGCTATTCAATCAGACGAAGAACTAAAACGTCTTGTATCAATTGCTCGTAAACACAGCGAAGCAGTAGCGATTCATGTGATTGGTGATCTTGGTTTAGAAATGGCGCTAGATGCCATTGAAGCGCATCCGGTGCCTCAAGGAAAACGCGATCGTCTTATTCACACAATGGTCGTACGAGAAGATTTAGTCGCACGCATGCAACAAATAGACGTCGCATTAGATCTTCAGCCAAGCTTTGTTACGTCTGATTTTCCTTGGGTCGTGGAACGTCTCGGCGAAAATCGTTTGGAATGGTCATATGTATGGAAGAAACTTTTAAATCATGGGCTGATTTGTGCAGGTGGGTCAGATGCGCCGATAGAAGAAGCAGACCCTCGTTTAGGGATTTATGCAGCTGTTACACGAAGAAAACCTTATGAAACACATGAAGGATACTTGCCTGAAGAAAAACTAACGCGCTTTGAAGCGATTCAATTGTATACAAGTGGAAGTGCCGCAGCAATTGGCAAAGAAAACGAGCGTGGAGTCATCCGTCAAGGTTTCGATGCGGACTTTACCATCTTTGATCGCGATTTATTTGCAGGGCCTGAAGAACAAATTTTAGAAGCTGAGCCCGTAATGACGGTCGTCGCAGGCGAAATTATGTACCAAAAAGGTGGGCAATAA
- a CDS encoding hemolysin family protein, whose translation MDSILILNLFMVALLIGLTALFVGSEFSIIRVRMSRIDQLVSEGHKNANLTKKIISNLDYYLSACQLGITVTALGLGWLGESTVERLLYPVFDNFGIEGPTASIFSFFIAFSMITFLHVVIGELAPKTLAIQYAEKMAFIFAGPLHFFGVIFAPFIYLMNGSARLLLRAFGIEPAAYEQAHSEEELKIIMTKSYHSGEINQTELSYMQNIFSFDERLAKDIMLPRTQMETISLEMSHDDLMEIVRDHQYTRYPVTEKGDKDDILGFINVKEMLTNYTYQQDLNDSIVVHDIPFVHDMAPIQDVLLKMQKEHVHMAIVVDEYGGTAGVITMEDILEEIVGEIRDEFDEDERDEIKAVDINNYLLNGRVLLSDLEDRFAIEFDDSEDVDTIGGWIQLKNTDIGEGESVELPHHTITVREMENHQIIRVLLSRHTDLKT comes from the coding sequence TTGGACAGTATACTCATTCTCAATTTGTTTATGGTCGCGCTTTTAATCGGGCTGACCGCTTTATTTGTTGGATCGGAGTTTTCAATTATTCGTGTCAGAATGTCCCGTATTGATCAACTCGTTTCAGAAGGGCATAAAAATGCCAACTTGACGAAGAAAATCATTAGCAATTTGGATTATTATTTATCTGCTTGCCAATTAGGGATTACCGTAACAGCGCTTGGCCTTGGTTGGCTAGGTGAGTCAACTGTAGAACGGCTCTTGTATCCGGTTTTTGATAACTTTGGAATCGAAGGACCGACTGCATCGATTTTTTCTTTTTTTATCGCATTTAGTATGATTACCTTTTTACATGTAGTGATTGGCGAATTGGCACCTAAAACGCTAGCTATTCAATATGCAGAGAAAATGGCCTTTATCTTTGCTGGCCCTCTTCATTTTTTCGGGGTGATTTTCGCGCCGTTTATCTATTTGATGAATGGCTCAGCCAGATTGCTGTTACGCGCTTTTGGTATCGAACCTGCAGCTTATGAGCAAGCTCACTCAGAAGAAGAATTGAAAATCATCATGACAAAAAGCTATCATAGCGGAGAAATCAATCAAACGGAATTATCGTATATGCAGAACATTTTTTCTTTCGATGAACGATTGGCAAAAGATATCATGTTGCCACGAACACAAATGGAGACCATTTCACTTGAGATGAGCCATGACGATTTAATGGAGATTGTTCGTGACCATCAATACACACGTTACCCTGTTACTGAAAAAGGGGACAAGGATGACATTCTCGGGTTTATCAACGTTAAAGAAATGCTGACCAATTACACGTACCAACAAGATTTAAATGACAGCATTGTCGTTCATGATATTCCATTTGTTCATGACATGGCACCAATACAAGATGTCTTGTTGAAAATGCAAAAAGAGCATGTTCATATGGCCATTGTTGTTGATGAATACGGTGGAACGGCTGGTGTCATTACAATGGAAGACATTTTAGAAGAAATTGTCGGAGAGATTCGAGACGAGTTTGATGAAGACGAACGCGACGAGATTAAAGCCGTTGATATCAATAATTATTTATTGAATGGACGGGTGCTTTTATCCGATTTGGAAGATCGTTTTGCCATCGAGTTTGATGATAGCGAAGACGTTGATACGATTGGTGGTTGGATTCAATTAAAAAATACGGATATCGGTGAAGGTGAATCGGTCGAATTGCCGCACCATACGATTACTGTACGTGAGATGGAAAACCATCAAATTATTCGAGTGTTGTTGTCACGTCATACAGATCTTAAAACCTAA